In the uncultured Desulfovibrio sp. genome, TTCCTGAATACGAATCATGCGTAACGTCCACCCACAGCGTAAAAAAATATCTTCAACCAGTTCTGGAACTATGTTCCGACTAAAGCGGCCTTGTCAACGCCGAGGGCTGCCGAATTGTAGGCCAAAGCGCACAAACGCAACGGCCCCGGCTGGACAACCAGCCAGGGCCTGTTCAAATCCGCTTGGTCTGAATATGCGCCTGCAAGCCAGCAGGCAAGGGCAAAAAAGCTGCCGCGTGCCCGGTGCGCAGTGCTTATGGCTCCATCTGCGTGTGCTGCAACGCCTTGGGAATCCACCACTTCTCAAAATTATACATTATGCCCGCCAGCGCGGGTTCTATGCCCTGAAACCGCCGCTGCACCACAGGCAGGGCATAGGGCACAAACAGAAAACAGTAGGGCTGCTCCGCATCAAATATTTCCTGAATGCGGTAGTACAGTTCTGCGCGCTTTTTCTGATCGGGTGTGGACTGTGCTTCTTCAAGCAGCTTGTCCACCTCGGGATTGCGGTAGTGGGTAAAATTCAGCCCGCCCTCAAAGGTCTGCGATGAATGCCATACAGAAAACAGATCCGGATCCTGGGGGATTGTCCAACCCAGCAGCACGGCGTCAAACCGCCCCTTGTTGACAAATTCGCGGATAAAGGCCGCCCACTCCACGGTACGGATACGCACGTCAATGCCCACCTCGCGCAGTTGCGACTGCATGACGGTAGCCGCAAGAATGCGCTGCTCGTTGCCCTGATTGGTCAGAATGGTAAAGGCCAGCGGCTGGCCGTCACGGTCAAGCAGGCCATCGCCGTTGTGGTCGGCAAAGCCCGCCTCGGCCAGCAGGGCCCGCGCGGCGGCAATGTTTCTGGGCATGGGCTTGAGGCCGGGATGGTACGGCCACGAGCCGGGCTTGAACGGCCCAAAAGCCGGAACCCCCTGCCCCAGCAAGACTCCCTTGATGATGCCCTCGCGGTCGATTGCCATGGAAATGGCCCGCCGCACCCGCACATCCTTGAAAAACGGATGCTCCAGATTAAAGCCGAGGAAAATATACACCGAGGCGATGTAGCGGAATTTATGGAATCGGCTCTGCCATTCAGGGCCGGAGGTCTGCCGCAGATATTGCAGAGGCGAAAGATCCATCACGTCCAGCCTGCCCGCACGGGTTTCCATAAACATGGTAGCGTTGTCGGGAATGATCCTGTACACCACTTCGTCAATACGCGGCTTGCCCGCAAAATAGGTGGGCGATGCCTCCAGCACTATGCGGCTCCCCGGCTCCCACGACTTGAGCCGATACGGCCCGGCCCCCATGGGCTTGCGCGCAAAAGGCGTGGAGCGGATGTTTTGCCCTTCCAGAATATGTTTGGGCAAGATAGGGTTCATCCAGGTGGATACCGCCCGCGCAAAAAACTGGTCATAGCGCACTTCAAACGTGTAGCGGTCAATGACCCGCAGTTCCTTGATACGCAAAAAATCCTCGGCATAAGGGCTGCCGGTGGCAGGGTCTGCCGCCAGCTTGCAGGTAAAGGCCACATCTTCAGCGGTCAGCTCCTGCCCGTCCTCCCACAAAATGCCTTTGCGCAGGGTAAAACGCATGCGTTTGCCGCCGTCTTCCATGCTCCAAGATTCTGCTGCCCATGGCTCAGGCTGCAAATCCTTGTTGTAACGCAACGGCGCCGTGTAGATGAGGTCTGCCACCTCATGCGAGGCGGAGTCTGATGTGAGGTAGGGAATAAGATTTGAAGCCTCGCCAATGGTGCCAAAAAATATGCTGCCGCCCGAAGCCGGGGGGCCAGCCGGGCTGACTGCCGCACCCGAGGGGGCAAGGCCGGTTTCTTCCGGCAGATCACCCGCAGAATTGGCGCAAAAAGCCGATGATGCACAAATGCACAGTAAAGCACATGAAATTGTGACCCAACGAATCCACTTTTTGCCGTAAAATCGTGTGGCCCGTTGGGCCGATATTGATTCCAACATATTGATTGCGCGCTCAAAATTTATTTTTTTCATAAAAGTCACACTTCATATTGCTTTCGCCCCCCAACCTGTGCTATTTATCGCAAACGTCATAACATCGCTCCGTTTCTGGAATTTTCCAGAAATTTCACCGGAGTATTTTTGGGGAACCCATGAGTCGATCTGAACAGAGCGTCGTTCGCGAAATGTGCCAGACTTTCCTGCACGATAGTGTGCCGGAATACATCCGCGACGCTGCCTACTATATCCTGTCCGAAGGTGAGGTGCAAAAAATAAATATCCAGGAGGGCGAAACCTGGGACGTCCAAGGCGTCATCCAGGGCGAAGACCTGCAGGTCTTCACGCCGAGCCTGAGCCTCACCATTACGGACCGCAGCACCCGCCACCAGTGCAACTGCTCTGATGCGTTCTCAGGCATCTGCCGCCATGTGGCAGCACTTGCTTTGCGCCTTGTGGAAGAACTGCGCAAGGAACAGGGCGACCCGGAAGAAACCCCACCCCCCAGCACCGACTGGAAACAGAGCTTCCGCAACTTTTTTTCTACCGACATGGAACCGGAACCAGGCCGCCACTATCTCATATTCCGCTTTGAACCGGAACAGGGCCGTCTGCTGGTTTCCTTTTTCCGTGGGCGGCAGAATAAATCCGGGCTTTCCAGCGTACACAACGAGGTAACCCTGGATCAGATCATCCAGAACCCCGACTGGTGCGAATTTTCACCACAATTGCCGCATGTGGCCCGCCAGATCGGCCAGCACCTCGACTATTACGGCCACCGGGTTGAAATCCCCCAGGGACTGACC is a window encoding:
- a CDS encoding peptide-binding protein gives rise to the protein MLESISAQRATRFYGKKWIRWVTISCALLCICASSAFCANSAGDLPEETGLAPSGAAVSPAGPPASGGSIFFGTIGEASNLIPYLTSDSASHEVADLIYTAPLRYNKDLQPEPWAAESWSMEDGGKRMRFTLRKGILWEDGQELTAEDVAFTCKLAADPATGSPYAEDFLRIKELRVIDRYTFEVRYDQFFARAVSTWMNPILPKHILEGQNIRSTPFARKPMGAGPYRLKSWEPGSRIVLEASPTYFAGKPRIDEVVYRIIPDNATMFMETRAGRLDVMDLSPLQYLRQTSGPEWQSRFHKFRYIASVYIFLGFNLEHPFFKDVRVRRAISMAIDREGIIKGVLLGQGVPAFGPFKPGSWPYHPGLKPMPRNIAAARALLAEAGFADHNGDGLLDRDGQPLAFTILTNQGNEQRILAATVMQSQLREVGIDVRIRTVEWAAFIREFVNKGRFDAVLLGWTIPQDPDLFSVWHSSQTFEGGLNFTHYRNPEVDKLLEEAQSTPDQKKRAELYYRIQEIFDAEQPYCFLFVPYALPVVQRRFQGIEPALAGIMYNFEKWWIPKALQHTQMEP